Proteins encoded by one window of Methanobacterium sp.:
- a CDS encoding ABC transporter permease yields the protein MAELEGIYTIWLRETKRYIRYKSRIVTSVVTPLLWLIIFGTGLGAAVRFGGMHGGYQQFIFPGIIGQTILFTSVFSGVSVIIDRQYGFLKEILVAPIMRSSVVMGKALGISTASLIQGVILLLLSFIVGIQMTIPCFLLSTVIIVLTSLGLAGLGLMIASFTDSMEGFNLILSFIVLPMFLLSGALFPITGLPEWLQFAVYLNPLTYGVDALRFTILKSSVLPLYINFIVLIGFSAATVLTSAYLFSKREQGLM from the coding sequence ATGGCGGAATTAGAGGGAATATATACAATTTGGCTTCGTGAAACCAAAAGATACATACGCTACAAATCCAGAATTGTAACCTCTGTTGTAACACCCCTTTTATGGCTGATCATATTTGGAACAGGTTTGGGAGCAGCTGTAAGGTTCGGGGGAATGCATGGAGGCTACCAGCAGTTTATATTTCCCGGAATAATAGGACAGACCATCCTGTTTACATCTGTCTTTTCAGGAGTATCTGTAATCATTGATCGTCAATATGGATTCTTAAAAGAAATACTTGTAGCACCAATTATGCGTTCATCGGTTGTAATGGGGAAAGCCCTCGGTATAAGCACAGCATCCCTGATTCAGGGAGTTATACTGCTTTTATTATCATTTATCGTCGGAATCCAGATGACCATACCCTGCTTCCTGCTTAGCACAGTAATTATAGTCCTAACATCCCTAGGATTGGCAGGTTTGGGTTTGATGATAGCATCATTTACAGACAGTATGGAGGGATTCAACCTTATTTTAAGTTTCATCGTCTTGCCGATGTTCCTTTTAAGCGGCGCGCTTTTCCCAATAACAGGACTTCCAGAGTGGCTTCAATTTGCAGTTTATTTAAATCCACTGACCTATGGGGTTGATGCTCTGAGGTTCACAATCCTTAAAAGCTCTGTACTGCCATTATATATTAATTTTATTGTCTTAATTGGGTTTTCTGCAGCTACAGTTCTTACATCAGCGTATCTATTCAGTAAAAGGGAACAGGGATTGATGTAA
- a CDS encoding ATP-binding cassette domain-containing protein — MENIIETYDITKKFDDFTAVESVNLEVERNSVYGVLGPNGAGKTTLISMLCTILHPTSGTASVNGYDIVKHPKEVRGSIGIVFQSRALDDILTGREHLEMHAALYGVPHDVRSKRIDEILELIDLGEKADEYTKTYSGGMKRRLEIGRGLIHYPKVLFLDEPTLGLDPQTREKIWEYIEDLNKREDVTVLLTTHYMDEADKLCDKIAIFNQGKIVTTDSPKNLKRQLKADTITLTVDDMDKFCRKAEDLDFIKDIFVVDNEIKLMVERGENLITKVVDFAGENGIEVKSVELDHPNLEDVFIKYTGSSMKGGM; from the coding sequence ATGGAGAATATTATAGAAACTTATGATATTACAAAAAAATTCGATGATTTTACAGCGGTTGAATCTGTAAATTTAGAAGTTGAAAGAAACAGTGTATATGGTGTTTTAGGGCCGAATGGGGCGGGAAAAACCACACTTATTTCAATGCTTTGTACAATTCTTCATCCAACTTCAGGTACAGCTTCTGTAAACGGATATGATATAGTAAAACATCCTAAAGAGGTTAGGGGTTCAATAGGCATTGTTTTCCAGTCAAGAGCATTAGATGACATACTAACAGGTAGGGAGCATCTTGAAATGCACGCTGCTCTTTACGGAGTGCCTCATGATGTTAGATCAAAACGAATCGATGAAATACTGGAATTAATTGACCTTGGAGAAAAAGCAGACGAATATACAAAAACATACTCCGGGGGAATGAAAAGAAGGCTTGAGATCGGAAGAGGCTTAATTCACTATCCAAAGGTCCTCTTTTTAGATGAACCAACATTAGGTCTTGATCCACAAACAAGGGAAAAAATATGGGAATACATTGAAGATTTAAATAAAAGAGAGGATGTAACCGTTCTTTTAACCACCCATTACATGGATGAGGCAGATAAACTCTGCGATAAAATCGCTATTTTTAATCAGGGCAAAATTGTTACCACTGATTCTCCGAAAAACCTCAAAAGACAACTAAAAGCTGATACCATCACTCTAACAGTTGATGATATGGATAAATTCTGCAGGAAAGCAGAAGATCTCGATTTTATTAAGGATATATTCGTAGTTGACAATGAAATCAAATTGATGGTTGAAAGGGGAGAAAATCTCATTACTAAGGTGGTGGATTTTGCAGGAGAAAATGGAATAGAAGTTAAATCCGTGGAACTGGACCATCCCAACCTGGAAGATGTTTTCATCAAATACACAGGATCCTCTATGAAAGGAGGGATGTAA
- a CDS encoding PAS domain S-box protein, giving the protein MVKRHKGLEKRENKIKEKISEDELINKLQIFENLLDSTDEGFALCKIILNENGEAVDYIFILINSTFEKILKIKKGQAAGKKASQLFPDFKDFSPQWLKLYGEVAIKEKPAKLEGYSPQLNIWFEVSVYSPKKDYFIVIFNDITGRKQMEERLHENENNFKTILEAFPEGAFLIDPQGNIIVANEVLANRFGKDTDEIIGLNIYDLLPKEISKKRKAVVEQAIKTCEPVTYVDRRDGLYIKSYLHPVLNERGEVSKIAVTAEDITDRKKAQIALRESEAELSRAQHIAHIGSYNWDLITGEVKWSDESYRLLGMTPGEEKPSYELFLSFIVSEDRDKVKDAVKKSIETGKNFSITYNTIGKDGIPRIILSENEVIKDESGRVIKIYGTNQDITELKKTEKALKKSEKWFRSVVDTSPSLLVILNAVGEIVYVSPNSEEMTGYTPEEIKENMWRVHPDEIPRLQELFTNAFARGEGTKSIEYRSIKKNGDEWWTSTTSRPIKDEKGEFKGFVVQLFDITDIKETEIELYYLNERLNIASRAARIGIWDWNIKTGHIEWSPVMFELFGLEPKIKASFEAWDKILHPEDKEIAHSRIQTSIKEHKTLDSEYRIVRPDGQVRWINAIGKTEYDEDGNPLWMIGICIDITRRKHIEEALRESEEKFRILSDASPAAIFVYKDKRLLYVNLAALSILGYTREELLSMDFMDFIHPDYKEIAKKGINKRMEGKKGTESYELKIITKSGEEKWLNVSADLIHYEGLFAGIVICTDITEQKQIAEELKKSEEKSRLLIKYAPSMIYEIDFRGPKFISVNDVMSLTTGYTREELLSMNPSDLLVDESKKIFEKRVNKFLAGEEIDDSLEYTGRTKDGQIRYGLLNMSFTYENGKPVGALVVAHDITDRKKAEEELKKAYRYNRGLIEASVDPLVTIGPDGKITDVNMSTESITGYFRDELIGTDFSDYFTEPEKARKGYQQVFREGIVIDYPLEIKHKNGHKTPVLYNASVYKDESGEVIGVFAAARDITERKKAEEKIERHERLLNGINMVLRGSLTLETEEAVAGKCLEVAEELTGSEFGFLSEINPEGRMDALAFSPSALESFKIPPDMANRMLTNMEIASYWGRTIKEEKSQIVNKPESDPDRREFPEEHPKINSFLGVPLKKGIETIGMIGLANKKEDYTTKDAENIETLSVAFVEALMRKRAEIELKESYDILEKKVKERTVELEEAYGALSESEKRYRSTFENSRDAINVFSKDKRILDVNKQLIQLSGYSREELLSMKLEDLYPETAGFQTEERIKKMQKNMEIPIFEANLKTKHDQSIPVEIGVTPLKRSYGEDTVFLSNIRDITERKHAEKQLKEHVSQLDIYSKVITAANSSEDLQDLSKRVLHLFFDLMDFQGGGIYLIDKKEQIAKIVYSEGLSEDFVRTVGNIDITLPRYSKVLINGNSLFMDKIDISKSGVDHLSKYSLIVAVPIYSKDKIIGSFNLASNKRDSIDDNEKSILKSIGREIGTTITKLSYEKEMQELIEILKHSNEELQSFAYITSHDLQEPLRTMGNYAGLLKMRYEGRLDKDADDFLEYMVSGAQRMKEMIQGLLDYSRVGTQGGEFRKFSSEEALINALYNLQSAIEECHAEITHDKLPLIIADPDQITCVFENLIGNALKFRREGKKPKIHISARKEDNEYVFSVSDNGIGLEEEYSDRIFEVFKRLHAIGEYQGAGIGLAIVKRIIDRHGGKVWVESKLGKGSTFYFTVPIKK; this is encoded by the coding sequence ATGGTTAAAAGGCATAAAGGGCTTGAAAAAAGAGAGAATAAGATCAAAGAGAAAATATCAGAAGATGAGTTAATCAATAAACTTCAAATTTTTGAAAACCTTTTAGATAGTACCGATGAAGGATTTGCCCTTTGTAAGATTATTCTAAATGAAAATGGCGAAGCAGTTGACTATATTTTTATTCTGATAAACAGTACCTTCGAGAAAATCTTAAAAATAAAAAAAGGGCAGGCAGCAGGAAAAAAGGCAAGTCAGTTATTTCCTGATTTTAAAGATTTCAGCCCCCAATGGCTTAAACTTTATGGAGAGGTTGCAATCAAAGAAAAACCTGCTAAATTAGAAGGATACTCTCCCCAGCTGAATATATGGTTTGAAGTTTCAGTTTACAGTCCAAAAAAGGATTATTTTATCGTTATTTTTAATGATATTACAGGACGAAAGCAGATGGAAGAAAGGCTGCATGAAAATGAAAATAACTTTAAAACAATATTAGAGGCTTTCCCTGAAGGTGCGTTCCTCATAGATCCACAAGGTAATATTATAGTAGCTAATGAAGTTTTAGCAAATAGATTTGGTAAGGACACAGATGAGATTATTGGCTTGAATATATACGATTTACTGCCGAAAGAGATTTCTAAAAAAAGAAAAGCAGTGGTAGAGCAAGCTATAAAGACATGTGAACCAGTAACTTATGTGGACAGAAGGGATGGATTATATATAAAAAGTTATTTGCATCCTGTTTTAAATGAAAGAGGAGAAGTTTCAAAGATAGCAGTAACCGCTGAAGATATTACAGATCGTAAAAAAGCCCAAATAGCACTTCGTGAGAGTGAGGCAGAACTGTCCAGAGCTCAGCATATTGCCCATATTGGAAGCTATAACTGGGATCTGATAACAGGTGAGGTTAAATGGTCTGATGAATCATACCGCCTCTTAGGAATGACTCCTGGAGAAGAAAAACCCTCATATGAATTATTTTTGAGTTTCATTGTGAGTGAAGATCGTGATAAAGTCAAAGATGCTGTAAAGAAGAGTATCGAAACTGGCAAGAATTTTAGCATTACTTATAATACTATTGGTAAAGATGGCATCCCCCGAATTATTTTAAGCGAAAATGAGGTAATTAAAGATGAATCGGGCAGGGTCATCAAGATTTATGGTACTAACCAGGATATTACTGAGCTTAAAAAAACTGAAAAGGCCTTAAAAAAGAGCGAAAAATGGTTTAGAAGTGTTGTGGATACTTCTCCAAGTTTACTGGTTATTTTAAATGCCGTTGGTGAAATCGTTTATGTAAGCCCTAATTCTGAAGAAATGACCGGTTACACTCCTGAAGAAATAAAAGAGAACATGTGGCGCGTGCATCCAGATGAAATACCCAGACTTCAGGAATTATTCACTAACGCATTTGCAAGAGGAGAAGGCACAAAAAGCATAGAATACAGATCAATTAAGAAAAATGGAGATGAATGGTGGACATCGACTACTTCAAGACCTATAAAAGATGAAAAAGGAGAATTTAAGGGCTTTGTAGTACAGCTTTTTGATATTACCGATATTAAAGAAACTGAAATAGAGTTATACTATTTAAATGAACGTTTAAATATAGCCTCTCGAGCTGCGAGAATTGGAATATGGGATTGGAACATTAAAACGGGCCATATTGAATGGTCGCCAGTGATGTTTGAACTCTTTGGACTTGAACCAAAAATTAAAGCTTCATTTGAGGCATGGGATAAAATATTACATCCTGAAGATAAAGAAATAGCCCATAGTCGGATTCAAACATCAATTAAAGAGCATAAAACCTTGGATAGTGAATACAGGATAGTGAGGCCTGATGGCCAGGTGCGATGGATTAATGCTATTGGTAAAACTGAATATGATGAAGATGGCAACCCACTATGGATGATCGGTATTTGCATTGATATTACTAGGAGAAAACATATAGAAGAAGCGCTGCGGGAGAGTGAAGAGAAGTTTAGAATACTTTCAGATGCATCTCCAGCCGCCATCTTTGTTTACAAGGATAAAAGACTTCTTTATGTGAACTTGGCTGCCCTATCCATTTTAGGATATACAAGAGAAGAGTTACTTTCCATGGATTTTATGGATTTTATACATCCAGATTACAAGGAAATAGCGAAGAAAGGTATTAATAAAAGAATGGAGGGCAAAAAAGGAACAGAAAGTTACGAATTAAAAATTATAACAAAGTCAGGTGAGGAGAAATGGTTAAATGTCTCAGCAGATCTTATCCACTATGAAGGTTTATTTGCAGGAATAGTAATTTGCACAGACATTACCGAGCAAAAACAGATTGCGGAAGAACTCAAAAAGTCTGAAGAAAAATCACGCCTGCTCATAAAATATGCGCCCAGCATGATCTATGAAATTGACTTCCGTGGCCCTAAATTTATAAGTGTTAACGATGTAATGAGCTTAACAACAGGCTATACCAGAGAAGAGCTTTTATCAATGAACCCTTCCGACCTCCTTGTAGATGAGAGCAAAAAAATTTTTGAAAAAAGGGTAAATAAATTTCTTGCTGGAGAAGAAATAGATGATTCACTGGAATATACTGGAAGGACAAAAGATGGCCAAATACGCTATGGACTTTTGAACATGTCATTCACCTATGAAAATGGAAAACCCGTTGGAGCATTAGTTGTTGCTCATGATATTACAGATCGTAAAAAAGCAGAGGAAGAACTTAAAAAAGCTTATAGATATAATCGTGGTCTTATTGAGGCCAGTGTTGATCCTCTGGTTACTATTGGTCCTGATGGTAAAATAACCGATGTTAACATGTCAACAGAATCCATTACTGGTTACTTCAGAGATGAATTAATTGGAACTGATTTTTCAGATTACTTTACAGAGCCTGAAAAAGCCAGAAAAGGTTACCAGCAAGTTTTCCGTGAAGGAATCGTGATAGATTATCCATTAGAGATTAAACATAAAAATGGGCATAAAACACCCGTTTTATACAATGCATCAGTATATAAAGACGAATCCGGTGAAGTAATTGGAGTATTTGCAGCAGCACGTGACATTACAGAACGTAAAAAAGCTGAAGAAAAAATTGAGAGGCATGAAAGATTATTAAACGGTATTAACATGGTTTTACGTGGATCATTAACCCTTGAAACTGAAGAGGCAGTTGCAGGTAAGTGTCTTGAAGTTGCAGAAGAGCTAACTGGCAGTGAATTCGGATTTTTAAGTGAAATTAACCCTGAAGGACGTATGGATGCCCTTGCATTTAGTCCCTCTGCATTGGAATCATTTAAAATCCCTCCAGATATGGCCAACAGAATGTTAACCAATATGGAGATTGCCAGTTACTGGGGAAGAACAATAAAAGAAGAAAAAAGCCAGATCGTGAATAAACCTGAATCCGACCCAGATAGAAGGGAATTTCCTGAAGAACATCCGAAAATAAACTCATTTCTTGGAGTGCCCCTCAAAAAAGGCATTGAAACTATTGGGATGATTGGACTGGCCAATAAAAAAGAAGATTATACCACTAAAGATGCAGAAAACATTGAAACTCTTTCTGTTGCTTTTGTTGAAGCTTTAATGCGTAAAAGAGCTGAAATAGAGCTAAAAGAATCATATGATATCCTGGAAAAAAAAGTTAAGGAACGTACAGTCGAACTTGAAGAAGCATATGGGGCGCTAAGTGAAAGTGAAAAAAGATACAGGTCAACTTTTGAAAATTCCAGAGATGCTATTAACGTTTTCTCCAAAGATAAAAGAATTCTAGATGTAAACAAACAATTAATTCAACTTTCAGGATATTCAAGGGAAGAATTACTATCAATGAAACTTGAAGATCTCTATCCTGAAACAGCAGGGTTCCAGACTGAAGAACGGATTAAAAAAATGCAGAAAAACATGGAAATTCCAATTTTTGAAGCTAATTTAAAAACAAAACATGATCAATCAATCCCTGTTGAAATAGGAGTTACACCACTAAAACGCAGCTATGGGGAAGATACAGTATTCTTAAGTAATATCAGGGATATTACAGAACGTAAACATGCCGAAAAACAATTAAAAGAACATGTTAGCCAATTAGATATATACAGTAAAGTTATTACTGCTGCAAATAGCTCTGAAGACTTACAAGACCTTTCTAAAAGAGTATTACATCTATTTTTTGATTTAATGGATTTTCAAGGGGGAGGAATATATTTAATTGATAAAAAAGAGCAGATTGCAAAAATTGTTTACTCTGAAGGCCTTTCTGAAGATTTTGTTCGTACAGTTGGTAATATTGATATTACCCTCCCACGCTACAGTAAAGTTTTAATTAATGGAAATTCATTATTTATGGATAAAATTGATATTTCTAAATCAGGAGTTGATCATCTTAGCAAATACAGTTTAATTGTTGCAGTTCCCATATATTCTAAAGATAAGATTATTGGTTCTTTTAATCTTGCAAGCAATAAAAGAGATTCCATCGATGATAATGAAAAAAGCATTTTAAAGTCGATAGGGAGGGAAATCGGAACTACAATTACCAAATTAAGTTATGAAAAGGAAATGCAGGAATTAATTGAGATTTTAAAGCATTCTAATGAGGAACTGCAGAGTTTTGCCTATATTACAAGCCATGATCTTCAAGAACCGCTTCGTACCATGGGTAATTATGCTGGACTCTTAAAGATGCGTTATGAAGGAAGACTTGATAAAGATGCAGATGATTTTCTGGAGTATATGGTAAGTGGCGCACAACGAATGAAAGAAATGATTCAGGGACTGCTTGATTATTCTCGTGTTGGAACACAGGGAGGAGAATTCAGGAAATTTAGCAGTGAAGAAGCACTCATAAATGCTTTATATAATCTTCAATCAGCAATTGAAGAGTGTCACGCCGAAATAACTCACGATAAACTTCCATTAATAATAGCAGATCCTGACCAGATTACATGCGTATTTGAGAACCTCATTGGTAATGCATTGAAATTCCGAAGGGAAGGAAAAAAACCTAAAATTCATATTTCAGCAAGAAAAGAAGATAACGAATATGTATTTTCTGTAAGTGATAATGGAATAGGCCTAGAAGAGGAATATTCAGATAGAATATTTGAGGTTTTCAAGCGATTACATGCAATTGGTGAATACCAAGGGGCAGGTATTGGGCTTGCCATTGTTAAAAGGATTATTGACCGTCATGGCGGTAAAGTTTGGGTGGAATCAAAATTGGGAAAAGGTTCAACCTTTTATTTTACTGTACCAATTAAAAAGTAA
- a CDS encoding DUF362 domain-containing protein encodes MSSISINQCLSYKEADGSVRDCINKLGGISNFINENDTVLIKPNLLLAKKPEESVTTHPAIIEAIINLVKDEDAIPIVGDSPGWPVDDLKRYWETSGILEVCSRLDTEIVNFESAGVYRKILNGNHYYIAKPVLDADFVINVPKIKTHSLTMFTCAVKNMYGTVPGLKKIEYHKESPIPADFAGLVVDIFSLSKPGLNIVDGVIAMDGSGPSAGNPKELNMVLASDDGVALDSYITYILGKDPLKVPTTKIAYEKGIGEADINKIEILGYHPEVRTDFKWPPNLASSLNLLPSFIARGLMKFYWARPSINSDTCTNCKTCAKSCPVGALKARANIPEFNYDECIKCMCCMEMCPEKAVKIEKSLINRLFSRSN; translated from the coding sequence ATGAGTTCAATAAGTATAAACCAGTGCCTTTCATATAAAGAAGCTGATGGTTCAGTCAGGGATTGCATCAATAAATTAGGTGGGATTTCAAATTTTATCAATGAAAATGATACCGTTTTAATTAAACCCAACCTGCTTCTTGCAAAAAAGCCTGAAGAGTCCGTTACAACTCACCCAGCTATAATAGAAGCTATTATTAATCTAGTCAAAGATGAAGATGCCATACCGATTGTTGGAGATAGCCCCGGATGGCCTGTGGATGATTTAAAAAGATACTGGGAAACTTCAGGGATACTTGAAGTCTGCAGCCGCTTAGATACTGAAATAGTTAATTTTGAATCCGCCGGAGTCTATAGAAAGATACTGAATGGCAACCATTATTACATTGCAAAGCCTGTTCTGGATGCTGATTTTGTAATAAACGTCCCTAAAATAAAGACCCACTCCCTTACTATGTTTACCTGTGCAGTTAAAAACATGTACGGGACGGTTCCAGGGCTTAAAAAGATTGAATACCATAAAGAATCCCCAATACCTGCTGATTTTGCGGGACTGGTGGTTGATATATTCTCTCTATCAAAGCCAGGTCTTAACATAGTGGATGGTGTGATTGCAATGGATGGATCTGGCCCATCAGCCGGAAATCCCAAAGAACTTAACATGGTTTTAGCATCAGATGATGGTGTGGCTCTTGACAGTTATATAACCTACATTTTAGGAAAAGATCCACTGAAAGTACCCACAACTAAAATAGCATATGAAAAAGGAATAGGTGAGGCTGATATAAACAAAATAGAGATTCTTGGATATCATCCAGAAGTTAGAACTGATTTTAAATGGCCTCCTAATCTAGCTTCATCATTAAATTTACTGCCCTCATTTATAGCCAGAGGTTTGATGAAATTTTACTGGGCAAGACCTTCAATTAACTCTGATACCTGCACTAACTGTAAAACCTGCGCTAAAAGCTGTCCTGTTGGAGCTTTAAAAGCCAGAGCTAATATACCTGAATTTAACTATGATGAATGCATAAAATGTATGTGCTGCATGGAGATGTGCCCAGAAAAAGCAGTAAAAATAGAAAAAAGTCTTATTAACAGGTTGTTTTCCAGGAGTAATTAA